TTTACGACAGCTGTAAAAAGTTAGACTGAAATGTGTATTGGGTTAAAGGGTTGAGGGGGTCTGGTGTCCTCTCAATGGATTGAGAAGAATGTAGCTAAAAATGTTGATTGCATCAGATGCCTTCCTGAAAGGATGTAAAAAGGGGATCACTGATGCTCGCTCTACTAATGTTCCAACCAGTCATGGCTGCATTCTGAACAACATGGTGGCCTTGCCCTTTCACACAGCCTTGTGAGGTGCCCAGTCCACATGATCACACATGATACAATagacatatcagaaatatgaaatgatgaagtaacaaacactttaagggtgtTTGGGGGACATAACCTCAAACAAGCAGGACGACGTTCTAAAACCACTCTTAGAAAGTACTGTGTTACTGAAAGAGTGGTTGATACTTGAAAAAGACTTCCAGCAAAGGTAGCGAATAGATTCAACAGTAAACAAAATGGGGCAGACTCAAGGACCACTTTGTCTTTTCTCTGCTGTCATTCTTCTAGGTTTCAATAACAGAAGTAAAAATGCTAACAACTTACCAACATTTGTAGGAAAGAGTCCTTCATTGTTTATTTGAACTTCTATCCAATCCATCAAAAGATTCATGTACTCTGGAGCAGACAATGCTGTAGGTTTTCGGTATTTGTTTTCATCTTGCCATCTATATTCATATTTTGGACCACCAGACATAGTAGGACAAGACTGCTCAGTACAGCTGTCACTGATTGTACCATAAATAAGATTGATACGGTTGAAAAAATCCACAACATGAACTGCCACCCAGTCATTTAAGTCTTCTCCGTGTGGTAGCTGAACAGCCAACTTCAAATCTAGACCTGCATTGAGAGATGCTTGGGCTTTCTTATGCAACTCAAATCGCTGAGTGCCTGGCTCAAACTTTCGCTTGGGGCGGAATGTTCTGTCTTTGTTAAAAACCTGTTTGAGGGGATTTGACATggctgcaatgaaaaaaaaaagacccccgTTTGATGTGTCAGCTTTCTACTTGACAGTCCAAACGACTATGGAGTAAATATGGCTTTTGAtctgggaaaaagaaaaagaaaaaaaaaaaacacaacaacataaAAAAACTGTTAAAACCAACCAAAAGAAAGATACATTCATACATAATATTCTTTAAATGTATTATCAAAGCATAGGTATAGTGTATTTGTATGGATGAAAAACATACATCTGTGCTGGATTGAGTTGAAGGctaaaagttcaccttttaggaaaaaaataaatgcacatttttttttttccctgcaaaaataagaagtgcatttatttttttccccaggagcatgcaaagcattgcacctgtaatCAGTGGATCACGGGTAAAATGTCAGGCTTCCGCACACTGTCCCTCTCTCCAGCTTTCTGCCATACCTCTGTACAAGTTTTCAGTTTGTAAACTGGAGGAAGAGTGAATGAACTAGGAGCATAATAATCTGCAAGCTTGCAGTCCACTAACAACTACAAGCCGTTGTGGAGGATgccagacaggacttgtagtttcttcattcaTAGATCTTTGAATGAATGAGGAGGATGTGCACTGGGgagattttaaaatgtgacagttgctgcaggggagaagaaccCACTTTCACAAGGAGAAGGGGAACGGTAGGGCAGGAGCTGAAACACATTATTCCCGAAATATATTGTGACATATTTAgggaaggtgaacttctcctttaggaTAACACTTGCATTATTATAACACACACTGTTGTGAGTTAGCACGTTGTGGTGCCATTAATTTTGTATGGCAATGTAGCACtgatgtacatacagtatctcacaagagtgagtacacaatcacatttttgtaaatattttattatatctttatgtgacaacactgaagaaatgacactttgcttcaaagtagtgagtgtacagcctgtataacagtgtaaatttgctgtcccctcaaaataactcaaaacacagccattaatgtctaaaccgctggcaacaaaaatgagtacacctctaagtgaaaatgttcaaattggccAGTGTCATGTgacgcattagtgttacaaggtctcaggtgtgaatgtggagcaggtgtgttaaaattggtgttatcgctctcgctctttcatactggtcactagaagttcaacgtgacacctcatggcaaagaactctctgaggatctgaaaaaaagaattgttgctctacatggcctagcctataagaagattgccaagaccctgaaactgagttgcggcatggtggccaagaccatacagtggtttaacaggacaggttcaactcagtacaggcctcaccatggtcgaccagaCCAAAGAAatagagtgcacgtgctcagcgtcatacccagaaattgtctttgggaaatggacgtaggaatgctgccagcattgctgcagcggttgaaggggtggggggtcaaaaggtcagtgctcagaccatacgccgcacactgcatcaaattggtctgcatggctatcgtcccagaaggaagcctcttctaaatatgatccacaagaaagcctgcaaaaaaaCTGCTGAAGAcaaaacagactaaggacatggattactaaaaccatgtcctgtggtctgatgagaccaagataaacccatttggttcagatggtgtcaagagtgtgtggcagcaaccaggtgaggagtacaaagacaagtgcctaCAGAGAATTACTTTCACTGTATAAATGAActccttatagtagtgattatctgctctttttttactatgAAAGGGCcaattttaggtgtttttttttttttaactccattatgacaggcgatacaaaaaaaaaaaaaaaaaaaatagcatgaatcccatcgcataggattgcaatttttaagTGTTTCTTTTTATACATTCTTTACATAagaatggaatatctcaccaccactatttaactgcagtcagtaatattaggatttagtacaattatcatttgattacatttggatagcgcagcattattttggtataacatttttatgtggcACGAGGATATGGGaatgatcaatgctagcagctgtcctttaataaTCCTTAATTATCATTTGAATTTTCACACGGTAGCTCGCAAGACCTCGTTTGttttttagaataataagctgtcaggttcataaaacagagatatcagaacagattcaatcatacagtttgcaatgtacacagatttgcaaaacaatgggataaaggaatattcctgaactttgttttatctcatggttactgtgaaagcatcaatgcagtgcatgttatctcagcttgaattcattgaatgagtttaccaaaaatgtaaacattgcagaatatacagcctcatgttacataactaagctccatttcatgctgaataaactaaaattaTTAATGCATCTTAAAATAGAAAACTATGTTTaaatgcttttgaagtaaaaatctatcttattaaaataaatttgataaaaatcaaaaaaaaatctgatttaaaatggaaaaaaataataataaaaaaaaaatggatttttatccaccctgcaaaGAACACTAGACACACCAAACTGGAATAACTGCTGCAGCCTTGTTTGTTTTTCAcaaatataaataacaaacaatTCACCATAAGGCttttaattaatacatttaaaaagtaaacaaaatCAGCGGGGCACTCTTCAAACAGTCCTCTGCCTCCTGGAAAGTTCTGTGGGGGGGTGTCAGGGGACTGTAAATGGCCTATACTAGAGGACCCCCCAGAACATTCCCAATCAGCTAACCTATCAGAAAACAGAAGTCAATCAATGGGGGGGCTTGAAACTCCTACCACCACCATCCCATGAGAATGGGGGCCCTTTAAAacaggctacccccccccccccccacattctttTGCTTTCGCTGCAATATTTTGGTAAACCATGTGCACCCCATGGTGCAGACATTGTTTCCCGAAGACAGCACCATTTACCAAGTCTATAATGCTCTGATTCACACAGCTGGTGTTGTCAAATCGTGGTTTGACGAGCATGCAGACAAAGTCTTTCACCTTCCCCGGGTGTCGCAGTTGCCGGACCTTAATATCATAGAGCcatattgttcttttttttgagAATAAGGTTCAGGCTCGTTTTCTGTCTCTGGCATCTATGCAAATACTGAAACGATTTTTGCATGAAGCGTGGTATCAGATTCCAAAACTTAGATTTGTCAATTCCCAGGAAAATCCCAGGTCAGTGAATACAGAACAGCCACCAGACTATCAACACATTCAAAAGGAACTTGTctattaagagaggtatgaactGCAGAGagatcattttacccctgtacaaatcattagtaagacctcatctgtttGAGTTACCCAATCATTACTTTTTTCACTTCCTGCAAGTTAGACATGCTTTCCTCAATTTGGTTCACAACCGGTAATTCTCCTCCAGTCCACTCCagggggggggcgtgtccaagatggcgatagTGATGGATGCCTAGTTAAGGAGCTCTGCCGCCAGGGAATTTATCCGGTTTCCCTATCCTGACATTTTGGAGtgcctactactactactcctgtTGTCTCCCCGCAGATGACACGAAAACAAAAGACATTGGAGCACAGAAATCTCGGGAATACTACTTCTCGCGGCGCTTCTGTACACGTGCCAGCTCTCGTGCCAGACAGGATCTTGAAAAGGTCCTCCAGCGTGTCACCGAGGTCAAGCGGAGGGTGGGCGATACTGAGGACACTGTCCAAGACCATTCAGCCACCCTACATACCCTCCAGGTGAGCATGAAACACCTAGGAATCAAGGGCAGAGGACGTGGAGAACCGCAATTGGCAGAACAACCTCCGGAATATTGGTCTGTCCGAGGGCTCAGATCCATCTGCGTACACGGAGCGGCTGCTCCGCACGCTTTTACCCCAGGCGGCCTTCTCCTCCTTCGCGGTGGAGCAGGCTCACAGATTGCCACCCGCCCGCGGCCCTCCGGGAGCTCCACCCCGCACCTTCATTTTTCGGCTGCTCAATTTTAGGGACAGAGACTTGATCGTGAGGGAAGCCCCTGAGATAGGTGACATGCGTCATGAGGCTGCAGGCTTGATGTTTTTCCCGGACCTCTCGATTGACACCCAAAAGCTACGCAAGTCCTTAGTGCGTTGAAGCAGGCCATGCGTGTCAAAGGGGTGCAATATAGTATGCTGTTCCCAGGCCGCCTCAGGGTACAGGATGGAGAgaccgtctgttttttttttttacgtccccTGAGGCTTCACACCCTACCTCGCCATTAATGCTTCTACATCTTCTTCCCCCTAACGTGAGTACCCCTTGCCTTGATTTGCTGTCTGTCCTCAGTGGGGGGAAACGGTTGTCTCACTTCCTAACTTGGAGTGGCCCGTGCAACCGGTCAGGTACTGCCTGCCGTTGTAGTCCCACAACCTGCATCCTCTATACAGGGCCATTGACTGTGTTGTGGATTACAAAACCCTATGCGGACTGTGGATTGCTGCTCCACTCCCACATTGAATGGGACTGCCCTTGCTGCTCCATCTGAGCCTCATTGACTAATTTTTCCTCCATGAAGGCAGACACTCTGCTGTTGTTTCTTCCCCTGTGGACAAGGGACACCGCCAGTTCTTCTACACCTACTGCAGCCCATTCTGCAGATATGGAACTGTGTTAAGGGAAATACCCCTGTTATGTGATGGTCCCGTTGGACCTTCCGGACATCGCCTTAGTCCTGGCTCCAAAGCATTATACTATAGAAGTTTGTGCCCACGGCTTTGGCCGGGTGATATCTCCAACTGTTCCCGCTCGTTGGCGGCAACTCCTTCAGACTTGGATTGTCTGTGCCTTTGGTGGATGGAGTCATGGAGTCTACTACCTGCCCTCTGTTCATGACCCCAGTTGGTCATTGACCTTGCTTAGTTTTGGGATGCAGGCATGCCCTGGTTTGGGGGGTTAtgcggaaagggggggggggggggatgtgctggAATGGGTTATGTTATCTATGTTGCTCGTTGAAGAAATGTGCTATATACTGTGTACTTGATGTCACTCACTGCTTAAATTCTATGTCCTATGCCTTGAgaaaatgggggggtgggggagttgtcgTTTGCCTTTCCTTGGGGTCCAGATGCCCTCTCCCTACCTTTTGCGCTATTTTTCATTTGTGGCCATGGCTCCCTTAACCCTAATTTCCTGGAATGCCCCCCTGTCCCAATTTGGATAGGTTGACTCTGGACACGGCTGTGGAATCCCCACTCTCCAGATGGGCTTCTACATTCGATCTTACAGACGTCTGGCGTTAGAAAAATCCCCTCCTAAGGAGCTATACATGTCAATCTGCCACGTATGCGGTCATGTCCCGCATTGACCAGGTTTATGTCAACAGCCCTGTATTAACTAAGGTACAAGAAGTCTCTATACTGCCAAGAGGCATATCTGACCACGCGCCCATCTTGTTACGCCTCAATGTAAGTACCACCCCCACTGACTCCCTATGGCGTCTCTCCCGTTTCTGGGTCTCGGATGATCGTGCTGTCCCGGATGCAGAGGTGGCCCTGTGGGAGTATTGCGAAGCAAACCCGCCTGCCACAGATCCGGCCTCTAGCTGGGAGGCCTACAAGGTCCATGCTCGGGGCCATTACCAGTGGGCCATAGGCCACACCCGGAGGAAGGCTGAGGCAGCCCTGACCCTGGCTGAGCAAAGGGCCACCGCCTTGGAATCCCAGTATGCTGCAGATAGCAATGAGATCACATGTGGGGACTTGCGGTGTGCCCTGCGGGAGGTTATGCTGCTCTGTGTTGTGGCCGCTAAGAAATTGCTGCTACACCAGCCGCAACGTGTTTTTGAGCAGGGTAAGCTGACCAGCCGCCTTCTGGCGTGGTTGTTCAAAGAGTCGACAACGACAAGTATTGCCAATATTAAAGATGCCACTGGAAATCTGCTGTCTGATCCCAGTGCCATCAATGGTCGCTTTGCCTCCTTCTACAAGGCTCTCTACTCCCTTAGAGTTGAATATTCAGTGACTGAATTACATGATTTCGTAGAGGGTATTCACCTTCAATCACTTTCTGAGGAGGCACGCTGGGGGCTTGATGCTCCAGTCACCCTGAAGGAGCTTCAATGTGCTATCAGTTCCCTGCAGTCAGGGAAGACCGCAGGCGACGATGGCTTTCCTGCAGAATTTTATAAAGAGCATGTAGAAGCCTAGGTTAGTAGACTCTTAGAGGTCCTTCCTGCCTCCTTTGAGTCTTCCTCCCTGCCCCCCTTTATGTCTAGGGCTATTATTGTGGTGGTGCCCAAGCCTGACAAGGATCCAGAACTCTGCTCTTCGTATAGACCCATTTCGCTCCTCAATGTGGACGCGAAGGTCCTTGCAAAGGTCTTGGTAACCCGCCTCAATAAAGTCATCTTGTCCCTGATCCAAGGGGACCAAACCAGGTTTATGCCAGGTAAGGGCACTGATATCAACCTGAGGCGGCTTCATACAGTTATTGTGTGTTCAactgctaaggggggggggggcactgaggtTGTCGTCTCCCTGGATGCCaagaaagcctttgactcggtggagtgggaataccgATGGCTCATTCTAAGTAAATTTGGGTTAAGGCCCAACTTCATCTCTTGGATACATTTACTCTAGTCGGACCCATAGGCCAGAGTCGGTACCAACGGTGTATTGTTGGCCCCCTTTCCCCTCCGAGGAACTGCCCCCTCTCCCCGACCCTCTTTGCACTGGCTATTGAGCCCTTGGCGGTGCTCCTGAGAGCCATGGGGGAGGTGCAGGGGATTTCCTTTCCCCCACTAGTCGAGAAGGTATCCTTATACGCCGACGACATGCTCCTATACCTCCAAGATGCCCAACAGATGGCTTTAACTATCATTGCCCGCTTTGGCTCATTCTCGGGTATCAGAGTGAACTGGGACAAATCGATCCTGTTCTCCCCATCTGATAGGACCCCGGCTAATTTACAGGTCCCCCTTAAATGGGTGTCGCGATTTAAGTACCTAGGAATTTATATCCAAAAAGACCCAAAACGCTACTTTGAGGATAATCTATATCCTATCCTAcaataatttattcagtgttgttcGGTGTGGAAAGCTCTGCCACTGACTCCAGTAGGGAGAGTAAATCTAATTAAAATGTCCTTTCTACCGAAGTTCCTCCATGCCTTCCGTAACACCCCGATCCCTAATGCCTTTTTTTACTAAAATTAGATCAGGCCATCACCTCTTGTTTGGGCAGGCTCGACCCCTAGAGTGGCTACAACTACACTGCAGCTTTCCTTGACAGGGGGTGGCCTATCTTTAGGAAATATTATTGGGCAGCGGTGCTGGTTACTGTTAGGTGGTGGTTTGCCCAAGACATATCCAATCAGGTTGTGAATTTGGAGGCGGCGCTCCTAGCATCTTATTAAGAACTTAGCAATCTAGTATACAGAGGCCCAAGATATAGACCCCAGGTCACTACCCCCATGAAGGAGACGACTGTAGTCTGGAAACAAGTTACACTGCATTTACAAGACCCTGGCACTGTCTCTCTGCATACCCTGTAGTGGGACAACCATACTTTACCGCATTTCAGATCTATTCCGGATCCACAGATCTGGGCTAGATAGGATATGGCGCAGAGTCCGAATCTCATATCTGAGGGACGTCTTCTCTCGTTTGTTGAGATGAAACGTAAATTTTATATTTCCTCCGTGGATGTTCTTCAGGTACCTGCAGCTCAGACATGCTGCCCGGGCACAATTCCCCTATGGCGTGGTTCTTGCTGCCCACACTGCTAATGATATTGATCGGACGCTGTCCTCCATTTATCTCACTCACCTGTAGAGACACCTCCAAAACCCTTAGACTGTTTAATGTGTGGCAGCGGGATGTCCCTGCCTTGACGGAGGAGGATTGGACTGAGGGGATGCAACAATGCATCCCACTTATATCTGCCAGGGATCGCTTTGTACAACTCAAGTTCTTACACCGGGTGTACTATACTCTCCATAGGCTGTCCATTATCTACCCAGGGACAGGGGACACATGTCCGAAGTGCAGGCAGTCAGTGGAGACCTTTATTCACATGGTGTGGTCATGCTCTCTCCTCCGGACCTATTGGCAGGCAGTGGTAGATGACATTAACAAGGTGGCTGGGCTTCACCTGGACATGGATCTGCTAGTATTCCttctgggcatcactgataatctGGCTACTACTAAACATACTAAGTCATTTGTATTTTATGCTGCTTACTACGCCAGGAAGGTTATTTTATCCAAGTGGAAGttccctgacaccccccccatgCCTTCGGCCAGGAAGGCCCTGATAAAACAATGTACTACCTTTATATAAGCTTACCCATATGGGGCGCCACTGTCTacagaaatttgataaaatctgggcTTCGTGGACAGAGGCTAGGCACATCACTGTATAAAACGATTGCTGGATCTTTGTGTGTTGACCTGGGAGCCTGTGTTACTTTACCAAATCTAAGCCCTCTCTATGGTTTTGGCTGCCCCTCATGGCTTCCGTGGTGTCTTATGGGTGGTGGTCCCCAGTTCCTTcctcttttcctccctcccctccttagTTTCCTGTGCATCCCTGATCCTGCTGGGTCGCAGTTCCCCCACTCCCCCCACAACACCCTGCCTCTTTCCCTTTAGAAAATCTTGGATGATAGGGTGGTTCGAGATATACTAATTCTCTGTTATGCGCCATATACAGGcaatccccgggttacaaacaagatatggtctgtaggtttgttctgaaGTCAAAATTTGTTtgcaagtcggaacaggtacattttttaagtgtagctccagtccaaaaaataatttctaagttttttggatagcatagggaagggttaacacccctgtatcatttgttttgctgtttgtgcccctgctgctcagatttcacttcactttctgtccctatgacaattggatttttaaatttttttgggttgttgtggaaacaaaggattggtgataaagcatcagtggagactcctttttccccatgataactcttacaggagtgaattccccttcctaggggtagatttcctctcacttcctgttgtccccctCAGTTTGtaaggagtcatttgtaagttggacatttgtaacccggggaccacctgtagaCTGGCCGATGTTTGTTGCAGAACCATGACACAGAGCGAGTTTACAAATAACCTGTCACCTGTGCGGTGTACCAAATCTTTCCCCAATGCTAACCTAAGCTCTGATGTCTAATCAAGCATCATGTATTCTACCtacagttccttgcaaaagtattcacccccttggctttttacctattttgttacattacagcctttagttcaatgttttttttaatctgaattgtatatgatggatcagaacacaatagtctaagttggtgaagtaaaattagaaatatatatatacataaaactatttttcagaaattaaaaagtgataattggcatgtgcgatgtattcaccccctttcttatgaagcccataaaaagctctggtgcaaccaattaccttcagaagtcacataattagtgaaatgatgtccacctgtgtgcaatccaagtgtcacatgatctatcattacagatacacacctttttgaaatgccccagaggctgcaacacctaagcaagaggcaacacTAACCAAACAAACACTGCCACGAAGGAAAAGGGTTATCTACAGGAGAATCTAGACAAAGTAAAGCTAgagacaacctttttttttttttttttgtggaaaaaacacacaagAAGGAAGGAGAACCATAATGATTTGGCCTTTATTACAGGGTTTAACAATCAATATAAATCTTTTGAAAAAATTCTGAAGTAGTATTGGCCTATCCTAAAGGAGGATCGGGTTTTGTCTAAAATTCTGCCCTCCAAACAAAAATTCATATACAGGAAAGCACCTACCCTTCGGAACCATCTTGTCCACAATGTGATTGATTCCCCCAAACAGGTAAACATCTTCCCGGAAATGAGAGGGTTTTACAAATACCAAAAGATGCCTACCCTGCAGAGCTAGTAAAAAACAGGCAAGGAAAAGGGAAACATTCAAATCCAAGACTGACCATAAGGAGTACCAGATAAAAGATCCAATTACCTGCCACAGTTACCTACGTCAtcgaatgcccttgccacctccaatatgtgggcagaaccactcgTCCCTTATATGTTCGAATAAGAGAGCATATTaacaatatcaaaaaaggattcccAAAGCACAATATTTCCCAGCACTTTGATAAGGTGCATCACAGAGACCCTTCAGGCCTCATTCTATGGAATTGATAAAGTTAAAGTTAAAGACCATTGGAGAGGTGGTAATAATATAACTTTAATTTCACAAAACGAAATGAGTTGGATCTATTGTTTGGGCTCTCTCTAACCCCTGAGAGGTGCTTATAGCTggggggctatttttttttttttttaacacagaaagcTGGGGGGCTATTTAGTTATATAATCTTCTATACTAATAGTGGCACcatgcatatttaaccacttgccgaccacctcacgcagatatactgcggcagaatcacgtacctgtacgtgatctcctTCTTGCGGGCGGAGGGGTCAGATCgtacccccccccccgatgcccgaggcggtcggcttgtgtctgggagcgatgagaggtgagggggagaccaacCATTCGTGGCCctcccttgcgatcgctcccagccaatcagatttttcctctgctgctgtatgctaaacagcagcagaggaaacaatgtcatctctcctcggctcgatattttccgtttcggcgccgaggagagaagacatccgagtgagtgcaccaacacacacacacaca
This window of the Aquarana catesbeiana isolate 2022-GZ linkage group LG01, ASM4218655v1, whole genome shotgun sequence genome carries:
- the LOC141105341 gene encoding MOB kinase activator 3A codes for the protein MSNPLKQVFNKDRTFRPKRKFEPGTQRFELHKKAQASLNAGLDLKLAVQLPHGEDLNDWVAVHVVDFFNRINLIYGTISDSCTEQSCPTMSGGPKYEYRWQDENKYRKPTALSAPEYMNLLMDWIEVQINNEGLFPTNVGTPFPKNFLQVVKKILSRLFRVFVHVYIHHFDRIIQMGAEAHVNTCYKHFYYFVKELNLIDTKELEPLKEMTLKMCH